A single genomic interval of Rhododendron vialii isolate Sample 1 chromosome 3a, ASM3025357v1 harbors:
- the LOC131320358 gene encoding gamma-glutamyl peptidase 5-like, producing the protein MGIEGEKRYALLLACNDSEYVKEVYGGYFNVFVAAFGEEGERWDLFRVVEGDFPDMDELQKYDGFIVSGSPYDAYANDFWILKLCFLLQTLDVMRKKVLGICFGHQVLCRAFGGKVGKAYSGWDIGLRKVRIVKDFSPCGFLDGLDQEIPPALSIIECHQDEVWEVPEGAEVIAFSDKTGVEMFKIGDHILGIQGHPEYTKDILNNLIDRLLTNGCIEKGFAEDVKSQLEMAEPDRKCWEKICKNFLKGRSNQL; encoded by the exons ATGGGGATTGAAGGAGAGAAAAGATATGCTCTTTTACTAGCTTGCAATGACTCAGAGTATGTGAAGGAGGTGTATGGAGGGTACTTCAATGTGTTTGTGGCAGCATTcggagaagagggagagagatgggaCTTGTTTAGAGTTGTTGAAGGAGATTTCCCAGACATGGATGAGCTCCAAAAATATGATGGGTTTATTGTTAGTGGCAGCCCATATGATGCTTATGCCAATGACTTCTGGATTCTCAAGCTTTGCTTCCTCTTGCAAACCCTAGATGTTATGAGGAAGAAAGTACTTGGCATTTGCTTTGGTCACCAG GTTTTGTGTAGAGCATTTGGAGGAAAAGTGGGGAAAGCTTATAGTGGTTGGGACATTGGGCTAAGGAAGGTGAGGATTGTGAAAGACTTCTCCCCATGTGGCTTCCTTGATGGCTTGGATCAAGAAATCCCACCAGCCCTTTCCATAATTGAGTGTCACCAAGATGAG GTATGGGAAGTCCCTGAGGGAGCCGAAGTGATCGCATTTTCGGACAAAACTGGTGTGGAGATGTTCAAGATCGGGGATCACATTCTTGGCATTCAAGGCCATCCCGAGTACACCAAAGACATTCTTAACAATCTCATTGACCGCCTTCTTACTAATGGCTGTATCGAG AAAGGTTTTGCTGAAGACGTGAAATCCCAATTGGAGATGGCTGAACCAGATAGAAAGTGTTGGGAAAAGATCTGCAAAAATTTTCTCAAGGGGAGATCGAACCAGCTATag
- the LOC131320359 gene encoding probable LRR receptor-like serine/threonine-protein kinase At2g23950, producing the protein MAIVWVLVCLLFLATHSVSFEGRNPEVETLIKLKNGLIDPRGVLSNWDEDSVDPCSWAMITCSPDNHVTGLGAPSQGLSGILSGMIANLTNLRQVLLQNNNISGAIPAEIGALSNLQTLDLSSNQFSGHMPESLGLLNGLQYLRLNNNSLCGAIPLSLAEVPQLAFLDLSFNNLSGPVPKFPARTFNIVGNSLICESHSTEGCSGSAFPIPLSFSFGSSSGKHNSKKLATALGVSLSFASLILIAVVFISWRRKKLTKHSILNITDLQEEGLMSLGNLRNFTFRELHVATDYFSSKNILGAGGFGNVYKGKLGDGTLVAVKRLKDVIGTAGESQFRTELEMISLAVHRNLLRLIGYCATPNERLLVYPFMSNGSVASRLREKPALDWNTRKRIAIGAARGLLYLHEQCDPKIIHRDVKAANILLDDYYEAIVGDFGLAKLLDHADSHVTTAVRGTVGHIAPEYLSTGQSSEKTDVFGFGILLLELITGTRALEFGKTVNQKGAMLDWVRKVQQEKKFELLVDRELGSNYDRIDVGEMLQVALLCTQYFPAHRPKMSDLVRMLEGDGLAEKWAASHHLTTDPTTNFFLSNKHNKAQFYSNPAARHDDGDDHDSSSAFGMMSGDEHDFHAMELSGPR; encoded by the exons ATGGCGATTGTATGGGTTTTGGTTTGCCTTCTGTTTCTTGCAACTCATTCCGTCTCATTTGAAGGTCGAAACCCCGAAG TTGAAACGTTGATTAAACTGAAGAATGGTTTAATCGACCCTCGGGGAGTTTTAAGCAACTGGGATGAAGACTCCGTAGACCCATGTAGTTGGGCTATGATCACTTGCTCCCCTGATAATCATGTCACTGGACT AGGAGCTCCAAGCCAAGGATTATCAGGGATATTATCTGGGATGATTGCCAATCTTACAAATCTTCGCCAAGT TTTGTTGCAGAACAACAATATCTCCGGCGCAATCCCAGCGGAGATTGGAGCTCTTTCGAACCTTCAGACTTTGGATCTGTCCAGTAATCAGTTCTCCGGTCACATGCCGGAGTCTCTGGGCCTATTGAATGGTCTTCAGTATCT GAGATTGAACAACAATAGCTTGTGTGGAGCTATTCCTTTGTCTTTAGCCGAAGTCCCACAACTTGCTTTCTT GGATTTGTCTTTCAACAATCTCAGTGGACCCGTGCCCAAATTTCCTGCAAGAACATTCAA TATTGTGGGTAACTCACTGATTTGTGAAAGCCACTCGACTGAAGGTTGCTCCGGATCGGCCTTTCCTATtcctctctcattttcttttggttcaTCCTCTG GAAAACACAACTCCAAGAAACTAGCCACTGCACTTGGGGTTAGCTTAAGCTTTGCCTCTCTCATCCTCATAGCGGTTGTCTTCATATCTTGGAGGAGAAAGAAATTGACTAAACATTCAATTCTTAACATCACTG ACTTGCAAGAAGAGGGTCTGATGAGCTTAGGAAACCTCAGAAACTTCACATTTAGAGAGCTCCATGTTGCCACAGACTACTTTAGCTCTAAGAACATACTTGGCGCTGGTGGTTTTGGAAATGTTTACAAGGGAAAGTTGGGGGATGGCACATTGGTGGCCGTGAAACGCTTAAAGGATGTGATTGGAACGGCTGGGGAATCACAATTTAGGACTGAATTGGAGATGATTAGCCTTGCGGTCCACCGGAATTTGTTGCGCTTAATTGGATATTGTGCCACCCCAAATGAGAGGCTTCTGGTGTATCCTTTCATGTCCAATGGCAGTGTGGCCTCAAGGCTTAGAG AAAAACCAGCTCTAGATTGGAACACTAGAAAGAGAATCGCAATAGGAGCTGCACGAGGTCTTCTCTATCTACACGAGCAATGTGATCCAAAGATAATCCATAGAGATGTGAAGGCAGCTAACATACTGCTAGATGACTACTATGAAGCCATTGTAGGTGATTTCGGCCTTGCAAAACTCCTTGACCATGCTGATTCCCATGTCACCACAGCTGTCCGTGGTACTGTAGGACACATTGCACCAGAGTATCTCTCCACGGGACAGTCGTCCGAGAAGACGGATGTTTTTGGATTTGGTATTCTCTTGTTAGAGCTCATCACTGGGACGAGAGCTCTTGAATTTGGCAAAACAGTTAATCAAAAAGGAGCAATGCTTGATTGG GTGAGGAAAGTGCAGcaagaaaagaaatttgagCTGCTGGTGGACAGAGAGCTTGGGAGCAACTACGACCGGATAGATGTCGGAGAGATGCTGCAAGTGGCTCTACTTTGCACCCAATACTTTCCGGCCCATCGCCCCAAGATGTCCGACTTGGTCCGCATGCTCGAGGGTGATGGGCTTGCTGAAAAATGGGCTGCCTCTCACCACCTCACCACTGATCCAACCACAAACTTCTTCCTTTCCAACAAGCACAACAAAGCTCAGTTTTATTCAAACCCCGCCGCAAGGCATGATGATGGCGATGATCATGACTCTTCGAGCGCGTTCGGCATGATGAGTGGTGATGAACATGATTTTCATGCCATGGAGCTCTCTGGTCCTAGATAG